A genomic region of Rhipicephalus sanguineus isolate Rsan-2018 chromosome 1, BIME_Rsan_1.4, whole genome shotgun sequence contains the following coding sequences:
- the LOC119375948 gene encoding shematrin-like protein 1, whose product MNAVGILTTFALLVAVASAGFLGGYGGYGLGYGYGLGYGLGYGGYGGYGYSLGHLGYGYGGYGHGGYGLGYGGYGLGYGYGFGLGYKY is encoded by the exons ATGAACGCCGTT GGCATCCTCACTACTTTCGCCCTCCTTGTGGCCGTCGCCAGCGCTGGTTTCCTCGGAGGTTACGGCGGCTACGGCCTTGGCTATGGCTACGGATTGGGATACGGACTTGGCTACGGCGGATACGGTGGATATGGATATAGCCTGGGACACCTTGGCTATGGTTATGGCGGCTATGGACATGGCGGCTACGGCCTGGGATACGGCGGTTACGGACTGGGCTACGGCTATGGATTCGGCCTGGGATACAAGTACTAG